One Vulcanisaeta thermophila DNA segment encodes these proteins:
- a CDS encoding ABC transporter permease: protein MAVRLHPLHGLWALTDRELKKWYKTPIVLIISLIQPVVWLAFFGKSMNLGSMFISGLNIPGLNIPKEVIDEIAAQVLKATFGTTDYFSFLAVGMLSFITLFTSLQSGMSIVWDRRLGVLGKLLTTPVPRGSIIMAKVFNSVIRSLVQSTIVLLIAILLGLSLNPGINALDILGVYAALTLMSIGFSSLFVTLALRSTSWESQMAIMNLLNMPLMFASNAFYPIKSMPWWLKPIAYINPLTYVNNINRALLLGVTPTPGLALSFAYLVVFAVVFSAMGIVLSWRYLTEG from the coding sequence ATGGCGGTACGCCTACACCCACTCCACGGGCTTTGGGCGTTAACCGATAGGGAGTTGAAGAAGTGGTACAAAACGCCCATTGTGTTGATAATATCACTCATACAACCAGTGGTTTGGCTCGCCTTCTTTGGTAAGTCCATGAACCTGGGCTCCATGTTCATAAGCGGGCTCAACATACCTGGGCTTAACATACCCAAGGAGGTAATTGATGAAATAGCCGCACAGGTCCTTAAGGCTACCTTTGGTACCACGGATTATTTCTCATTCCTAGCCGTGGGCATGCTCTCATTCATAACACTATTCACATCATTACAGAGCGGTATGAGTATTGTTTGGGATAGGAGGCTCGGCGTCCTTGGTAAGTTACTAACCACGCCAGTCCCAAGGGGCAGTATAATAATGGCCAAGGTATTTAACTCAGTGATTAGGTCCTTGGTTCAATCAACAATAGTACTCCTAATAGCCATACTCCTGGGCCTATCCTTAAATCCCGGCATAAATGCCTTGGACATACTCGGCGTTTACGCGGCGTTGACCCTCATGTCCATTGGCTTCTCATCATTATTCGTAACCCTGGCCCTGAGGTCAACGTCCTGGGAATCCCAAATGGCGATTATGAACCTACTAAACATGCCCCTTATGTTCGCAAGCAACGCCTTCTACCCCATTAAGTCCATGCCCTGGTGGCTAAAGCCCATCGCATACATAAACCCACTGACCTACGTAAATAACATAAATAGGGCACTGCTGCTTGGTGTAACACCAACGCCGGGCCTTGCGCTCAGTTTTGCATACCTAGTCGTTTTTGCCGTGGTGTTCTCAGCAATGGGTATTGTGCTTTCCTGGAGATACTTAACCGAAGGTTGA
- the ilvD gene encoding dihydroxy-acid dehydratase — protein MSGRIKINLRSSERYHGVLNAPHRAFLRSIGFTDEDIGKPLVAVVAAWSEAGPCNIHTLQLASYVKEGVKMGGGSPLAVPTLVVNDNIGMGTEGMRYSLVSRDLIADTIEAQVNAHAFDGFVGIGGCDKTTPGILMAMARLNIPAIYLYGGSAEPGFYGGKEITIEDVHEAIGAYIAGKITEDELYAIELNAHPTVGTCAGMFTANTMASIAEALGMALPGSASPTATSSRRVAYARETGFALLNLMELGIKPRDIMTYEAFENAITVLMAMGGSTNAILHLLAIAYEAGVKLTLDDFDRISRRTPYIASLKPGGDYAMADLDRVGGVPLVMLKLLRAGLIHGDALTVTGKTVEENLRNYKFPNVPHEHIVRDATNPIKPWGGIRILKGTLAPEGAVIKVAATSIMRFEGRARPFNGEEEAFQAIRRGEIKPGDVVVIRYEGPKGGPGMPEMLRVTAAIVGAGLGQDVALVTDGRFSGATRGLMVGHVAPEAAVGGPIAVVEDGDRILIDVENGRLDLLVPDEEVKRRLRNWQPPKPRYTSGLLAKYASLVSSASMGAVTLPRP, from the coding sequence ATGAGTGGGAGGATAAAGATAAACCTACGAAGTAGTGAAAGGTATCATGGTGTTTTGAATGCACCACACAGGGCATTCCTTAGGTCCATAGGTTTCACGGATGAGGATATAGGCAAACCCCTTGTGGCGGTGGTTGCGGCCTGGTCCGAGGCAGGTCCCTGTAACATCCACACGCTTCAATTGGCTTCCTACGTTAAGGAGGGGGTGAAGATGGGTGGTGGGTCGCCACTCGCCGTGCCCACGTTGGTGGTTAATGATAATATTGGCATGGGGACTGAGGGCATGAGGTACAGCCTAGTGAGTAGGGATTTAATTGCCGACACCATAGAGGCCCAGGTTAATGCTCACGCCTTTGATGGGTTCGTGGGGATTGGCGGCTGCGACAAGACCACGCCTGGTATTTTGATGGCTATGGCGAGGCTTAATATACCCGCCATATACCTATACGGTGGCTCGGCGGAGCCTGGGTTTTATGGTGGTAAGGAGATAACCATTGAGGATGTTCACGAAGCCATTGGTGCTTACATCGCGGGTAAGATTACCGAGGATGAGCTCTACGCCATTGAGTTAAACGCGCACCCAACCGTGGGGACGTGCGCCGGCATGTTCACGGCGAACACGATGGCCAGCATAGCCGAGGCACTGGGCATGGCGCTTCCTGGTAGTGCCTCGCCAACAGCCACTTCCTCCAGGAGGGTTGCCTATGCCAGGGAGACTGGCTTTGCATTGTTGAATTTAATGGAGCTTGGTATTAAGCCCAGGGATATAATGACCTACGAGGCATTTGAAAACGCAATAACGGTCCTCATGGCCATGGGCGGATCCACAAATGCCATACTCCACCTACTTGCCATAGCCTACGAGGCTGGGGTTAAATTAACGCTGGACGACTTCGATAGAATCTCCAGGAGGACGCCGTACATAGCCAGCCTGAAGCCGGGTGGTGATTATGCAATGGCTGATTTGGACAGGGTTGGTGGGGTCCCACTGGTTATGCTTAAGCTGCTCAGGGCTGGTTTGATACATGGCGATGCACTCACGGTTACGGGTAAGACCGTAGAGGAGAACCTCAGGAATTATAAATTCCCCAACGTACCCCATGAACACATAGTGAGGGATGCAACAAACCCAATAAAGCCCTGGGGCGGCATTAGGATACTAAAGGGTACCCTAGCCCCTGAGGGGGCCGTGATTAAGGTGGCGGCCACAAGCATAATGAGGTTCGAGGGCAGGGCCAGACCCTTCAACGGTGAGGAGGAGGCCTTCCAAGCCATTAGGCGCGGTGAGATTAAGCCGGGCGACGTCGTGGTGATTAGGTACGAGGGGCCCAAGGGAGGGCCTGGGATGCCCGAGATGCTCAGGGTCACGGCAGCCATAGTGGGTGCGGGCCTCGGTCAGGATGTTGCGTTGGTGACTGATGGTAGGTTTAGTGGTGCCACTAGGGGATTAATGGTGGGTCACGTGGCCCCCGAGGCGGCTGTGGGTGGTCCCATAGCTGTGGTTGAGGATGGTGATAGAATACTGATTGATGTTGAGAATGGTAGGCTGGACCTACTGGTTCCTGACGAGGAGGTTAAGAGGAGGCTCAGGAATTGGCAGCCGCCTAAGCCCAGGTACACCAGCGGTTTATTGGCCAAGTATGCGTCGTTGGTTAGCTCGGCATCCATGGGTGCTGTTACCCTGCCTAGGCCCTAG
- a CDS encoding YbhB/YbcL family Raf kinase inhibitor-like protein: protein MSFTLISPAFKYGERIPRKYTCDGEDVSPPLQWSGTPQGTKSLVLIMEDPDAPIGLFTHWVLYNIPPTRNELPENVAKNPTVEGIGLQGINDFGRVGYGGPCPPRGHGPHRYFFRLYALDITLNLRPRASRNDVLNAIKNHVIGTAEYMGTYSR from the coding sequence ATGTCATTTACACTCATAAGCCCAGCCTTTAAGTACGGAGAGAGAATACCCAGGAAGTACACGTGTGATGGTGAGGATGTCTCACCACCACTCCAATGGTCTGGGACGCCACAGGGCACTAAGTCCCTGGTCCTTATAATGGAGGATCCTGATGCACCCATTGGTTTATTCACCCACTGGGTACTGTATAACATACCGCCCACTAGGAATGAGTTACCTGAGAATGTGGCCAAGAATCCCACTGTGGAGGGTATTGGACTCCAGGGGATTAATGACTTTGGCAGGGTGGGCTATGGTGGGCCGTGCCCTCCCCGTGGTCATGGTCCTCACAGGTACTTCTTTAGACTATATGCGCTGGACATAACCCTCAACCTTAGGCCCAGGGCCTCCAGGAATGATGTTCTCAATGCCATTAAGAACCACGTAATTGGGACGGCGGAGTACATGGGGACTTACTCAAGGTGA
- a CDS encoding ATP-binding cassette domain-containing protein encodes MMEVAIKAINLTKKFGNFTAVDHINFEVYYGEVFAFLGPNGAGKTTTIKMLTTVTRPTEGTAIVNGYDIIKQPAEVRRSIGVVPQEYTADEDLTGWENLMLVASLYGIPKKEARERAAELLDMVELSYAADRKVETYSGGMRRRLEIAMGLINRPAILFLDEPTLGLDAQTRAAIWEYVYKLRKQFGTTIFMTTHYLEEADQYAERVAIIDHGKILAIGTPKELKEKVGGDVIMIEVNGDINVARKIMEGIDGVSGISVTGNTLVIKVKNGNTAAPIILEALNKASIRAMSITIKEPTMDEVFLEFTGRRLRDEEGSAEEFMRFRRTISRARR; translated from the coding sequence ATCATGGAGGTAGCCATTAAGGCAATAAACCTAACTAAGAAATTTGGCAACTTCACGGCCGTGGACCACATAAACTTTGAGGTATACTATGGGGAGGTCTTCGCTTTCCTGGGCCCTAACGGTGCGGGTAAAACCACAACAATAAAGATGCTAACCACAGTGACGAGGCCCACCGAGGGCACGGCAATCGTTAATGGCTACGACATCATAAAGCAACCAGCAGAGGTTAGGAGGTCCATTGGAGTGGTACCACAGGAGTACACAGCGGATGAGGACCTAACGGGCTGGGAGAACCTAATGCTGGTGGCATCACTCTACGGGATACCAAAGAAGGAGGCCAGGGAGAGGGCTGCGGAGCTCCTGGACATGGTGGAACTCTCATACGCAGCTGATAGGAAGGTTGAGACCTACTCAGGAGGTATGAGGAGGAGACTCGAGATTGCCATGGGACTCATTAATAGGCCAGCCATACTATTCCTCGACGAACCCACACTGGGACTTGACGCCCAGACCAGGGCCGCCATTTGGGAGTACGTTTATAAGCTTAGGAAGCAGTTTGGGACAACAATATTCATGACCACTCACTACCTAGAGGAGGCTGATCAGTATGCCGAGCGCGTGGCGATTATTGATCACGGTAAAATACTGGCCATAGGCACCCCAAAGGAGTTGAAGGAGAAGGTGGGCGGTGATGTCATAATGATTGAGGTAAATGGGGACATAAACGTGGCCAGGAAGATCATGGAAGGCATTGATGGGGTCAGCGGAATCTCAGTTACCGGTAACACCTTGGTAATTAAGGTTAAGAATGGAAACACCGCGGCACCAATAATCCTTGAGGCACTGAATAAAGCCAGCATAAGGGCTATGAGCATAACGATTAAGGAGCCAACCATGGATGAGGTCTTCCTGGAGTTCACGGGGAGGAGGTTGAGGGATGAGGAGGGTAGTGCTGAGGAGTTCATGAGGTTCAGGAGAACAATAAGTAGGGCCAGGAGGTGA
- a CDS encoding RNA-binding domain-containing protein, with the protein MNIVEQVELSTHVHATEDEAKVVKALLNLLPTQMRSNAYLIAEDNMGHFGNRIRILKLIFKGEDSLNVLKHILTQLNPLDREILMLSLSERFNEGRLYLRFNKQLAYRGILRLDDSDDVIKAVVRINHWVLKRSGIETIIRDLMSEKPRA; encoded by the coding sequence ATGAATATTGTGGAGCAGGTGGAATTGAGCACGCACGTACATGCCACAGAGGATGAAGCCAAGGTTGTGAAGGCGCTACTCAACTTATTACCAACACAAATGAGGAGTAATGCCTACTTAATTGCTGAGGATAATATGGGGCACTTCGGCAATAGGATTAGGATTCTAAAACTGATATTTAAGGGCGAGGACTCACTCAATGTACTTAAGCACATTCTAACGCAACTAAACCCACTGGATAGGGAAATACTAATGCTGAGTCTCAGTGAGAGGTTCAATGAGGGGAGGCTGTACCTTAGGTTCAACAAGCAACTGGCCTATAGGGGCATCCTAAGGCTGGACGATAGCGATGATGTGATAAAAGCCGTGGTCAGGATAAACCACTGGGTATTGAAGAGGAGTGGTATTGAGACCATAATTAGGGATTTAATGAGTGAAAAACCTAGGGCCTAG